CGCCCTGCAGGCGGACTGCGCCAAGCTGGAGGCGGATCTGGCCGCTATCCCCGTGGGCTCTATCAAGGCCATGAACTACTGCCATGAGGTGCTGATCCCCGACATGGCAGAGGCCCGGAAGGCCGCCGACCAGTTGGAGACGCTGACTGCCTCCAAGTCCTGGCCTTTCCCGGTATACAGCGACCTGCTGTTCTACGTATAAAGTGCGCAAGAGGGCCCCGGCCATCGGCCGGGGCCCTCTTGGATTCATCTGTTACACCAGCACGTCGAAGAACAGCGCCAAAATAGTGGTGGCGAGGCCGCAGAGGCCGATGGCAAGGCCGCTCATGGCCCCCTCCGTCTCCCCCAGCTCCAGGGCGCGGGCGGTGCCCATGGCGTGGCTGCAGGCGCCGATGGCCAGCCCTGCCGCCACCGGATCCTTCACCCGGAAGAGGCGTGCCAGCGCGGGGGCGCACAGGTTGCCCAGGATGCCGGTGAAGATCACCGCCGCCACGGTGATGGAGACAATGCCGCCCTGCCCCTCCGCAATGGCGGTGGCGATGGGTGTGGTGACGGACTTGGGCAGGAGGGAGACGGTCAGTGTCCGGTCCAGGCCGAACAGGCGGCACAGGCCCCAGATGCTGAGGACCGAAGTCACCGCCCCGGCCGCGCATCCCGCCAGGATGGGCAGCAGGTTCTTTTTCAGCAGGTCGATCTGGGCGTAGATGGTTACTGCCAGGCAGACCGTGGCCGGCCCCAGAAAGAGGTTGATGAGGCTGCCGCCGGCGTTGTACGCTGCATAGGGAATGTCAAACACCGCCAGCACCGCGATAATCATCATCACCGCCAGCACCAGGCCGTTGCAGATCACAAGCCCGGTCCGCTTCTGGATTTTGCAGCCTGCCCAGTAAGCCAGGATCGTCAGCGTCACCCCGAAAAAGGGGGACTCCCACAGCGCGCTCATCTCCGCTTCCCCCTCTCCAGCAGGCGGCAGGTGAGCCGCACCGCTCCCACTGTAGCGGCAAAGGTGGCAATCAGCGAGACCGCGCAGACGACCACCAGGGCAAGCAGGTTCTCCCGTAACACATCTGCATAGTTGATGATGCTGACACTGGCCGGGATGAAGAAGAAGGGGAGATTCCCCAGCAGGTAGTCCGACTTCTCCCGGATGTGTTCTGTCTTGATGACGCGTGCCAGCAGCAGCGCCAGAAGCAGCAGCATCCCGATGATGCTGGCAGGCAGGGTGAAGGGCAACACCCGCTCAATACAGGTGCTGATCCAGCAGATGCCGAAGATGATGCCGATCTGCGTTAGAAGTTTCAAAGTGAACCGCCTCTCCCGGCGGTCCCCCGCCGCGTTACTCTGCGCCGTATTCACACAAGGGCGCGGATTCTTTTCAACTTTTTTATTCTACGGAGACGGCCGGGGAATGTCAAATCCTTCCGGCTCCTTTTTCTGCCGCCGCCGCAAAATTCGGCAAAACAGTACAAGGCCCCGCCGGGAAAGAGCGGGACCTTGTCCAGGTCATCCAAGCATCCGCAGGAGGCCGGGGGACTCAGAGGGGCATTTGCCGCTCCAGCTCCCGGCGGAAGTCCGGGTGGGCGATGGCAATCAGCGCCCGGGCCCGCTCCACGGTGCTCTTGTATTTCAGATCCGCCACGCCGAACTCCGTCACCACATACTGGACGCAGGTGCGGGGGTGGTCACCACGCTGCCGGGGGCCAGCTGCGGCACGATTTTGGAGTGGAGGACCCCCGCCTTGTCCCGGTAGCTGGACCGGAGGGCCAGGATACTCTTTCCGCCCTTGGACCACTGGGAGCCTACCACCCACTCCAGCTGTCCGCCGGTGCCGGAGTACTGCCGGGGGCCGATACTCTCGGCATTCACCTGGCCGGTGAGGTCGATCTCCATGGCGTTGTTGATGGAGACCACATGGTCGTTCCGGGCGATGTTCCGGGCATCGTTCACCCAGTCGATCTCCTTCTGGCAGAAGGCGGGATTCTCATGGGCGAAGGCCCACAGCTCCGGCCCGCCCACCATGTTGGCGTATACGCTCCGCCCCGGGCAGGTCTGTTTGCGGCTGTTGTTCACCACGCCCCGGCGCATCAGCTCCATGACGCCGGTGCTCAGGATCTCTGTGTGGACGCCCAGATCCCGCTTTCCCGCATGGGCCAGACACTCGCCCACGGTATTGGCCAGCCCTCCCAGCCCCAGCTGGATGCAGGCGCCGTCTGGCACTAGATCCGCGATGTAGCCCGCGATGCGGCTGTCCGTCTCGTTTCCCGCTGCGATGGGCGTCTCTACCAGAGGACGGCTGGATTCGATGATCCCGTCCACCTCTGATACATGGATGCGGGTGTGGGCCTCCCCATCACTGGGAATATTGGGCATTCGGGGGTTCACCTCCGCCAGCACCAGCTCGCACTGCTCCAGCACCTTCCGGCTCAGGGCCGTGCCCCACAGGGAGCGGCTCATCCACCCGTTCTCATCCGGGAGCGAGCAGGTCAGCGCCGCCACCCGGGGGCGCCGGGCCAGGAGCCACGCGGGCGTCTGACTCAGGTTGGAGGGGGCGTAATGGACGTTGCCCATGGGCTCCAGGCCCCGCTCCACGCCGTAAAAGTTGGAGTCATAAGTCACCTGTCCGGCCAGCTCCGGCGTCAGCAGCCGGGTCCCGGCGGGGATGAAGTGCCCGTAGATGGCGATATGGCCGCCGGTCTCCAGCAGGCGCTCCGCCAGCGCCCCGTCCAGCTCCCAGGGCCAGTTGGACATGGCGGCGAAGGCCGCCGTGTCCCCGTCCCGGATCAGCTCCGCCGCCTCCCGGGCGGTCATCTGCAGGGCCTGATACTGGGTCTGCCAGTTGCCCGCTCCCGCGCAGCGTCCCCGGCGGATGGGTGTCAGTTCTGTCATCGTCATTCTCCTTTGCCGCGCCCCTCTGCGGGGCGGTGTCTCCGGCGGTTTGTACAGCCCGCCGTGGGGGCCGCGGCCGCCGGTTCCCTTTCCCGTCTATTGTACCGCACATTCCGCTTCCGCACAATCCTCTTTTCCGCGGACGAGTTAATAGAAATTTTGTTTTTTTCTGCTTGCGCCCGGCCGCTTCGCCGTGCTATACTGGCGTTGTTCTTGATTTTTTCCATGGAGGTGCATCTTGCAGAAACGCAGTCACAAACTGCTGGCCGCCACCCTGCTGGAGAATACCCAGGGATTTCAGGCCAGACGATTCGAGCTCGCCTTCCTGTTCGGCTCCTTTCAGCCGGACTGCAACCCCCTGACCTATTTGAAGGGCTCCCTGCGGGCCTATAAGTTCCGGGGGCATAACTACTCCAACTCCCAGCACTACATCTACTCCCGCATCTCCCGGCTCCAGCGCCGCCAGCGCTGGACCATCTGGCAGTATTACACCCTGGGCAAACTGACCCACTATCTGGCGGATGCGTTCACCTATCCCCATAACGAGAATTATCCCGACAGTATGCTCTGCCACCACCAGTATGAGACGGACCTGCGGGCCTATCTGGAGGAGTATCTGGCCACCCGCGCCCTTCGTCGGGAGAAGTTCCGTCAGGACGTGGCGGACGCCCTTCAGGAGCTGCACCGGCAGTACATGGCCGGCGTGGCCGATATGCGCAAGGATGTGCAGTTCATCCTGAAGGCCACCTCCCTGCTGATGGCCGGCTGCCTGCCTGCCAGCGCCGCAGCGGCTGTCTGAACCCTGTTTTGGGAAAAGCGCACAGCAGCGGTTTCCCTTTCGGCGCATTCTTTGGAATCATTGTCAATTTCCATTTGCTTTTTCTGGTGTTATCCTGAAACTATCAAAGGACTCGGAAAGGAACCCAGTCATGACCAACATCACCCGTTCTGCCGAATACCGTTACTTTAGCTTTACCTATTTTTATGGTAAGGCTTATTTCGGTTTGGCTGAAAATGTGTGTGATCGTGTCTGACGCCAGGAAAAGGCTATCAGTGCATGACGACCCGCAGCCGAACCGGCTGCGGGTCTTTTTTGTACCAGCCCCATCATTTTTAGGAGGAATACAGTATGATCGTCGTTCTGAAACAAAACCCCAACCGGCACCAGCTGGAGAGCCTGATCGCCTGGCTCCAGGAAAAGGGGATCATCATCCACACCAGCATCGGCGAGGCCCACACCATCTTAGGACTGGTGGGTGATACCAGCCAGCTGGACATCGACCTGATTGCCGCCCTGGACATCGTGGAGGATGTGAAACGGGTCCAGGAGCCCTACAAGAATGCCAACCGGAAGTTCCACCCGGAGGACACGGTGGTGCAGGTGGGCAACACCCAGATCGGCGGCGGCAATCTGACCCTGATGGCGGGTCCCTGCTCTGTGGAGAGCGAGGAGCAGGTGGTGGCCATTGCCAAAGCGGTGAAGGCCAGCGGCGCCACCATGCTGCGGGGGGGCGCCTTCAAGCCCCGGACCTCCCCCTACTCCTTCCAGGGCCTGGGGGCCACGGGTTTGGAGTACCTGAAGGTGGCCCGGCAGGAGACCGGCCTCCCCATCGTGACGGAGCTGATGGACCTGAGCCAGCTGCCCCTCTTCAAGGATGTGGACGTGATCCAGATCGGCGCCCGGAACATGCAGAACTTCGACCTACTCAAGGCCGTAGGCCATCAGGACAAACCCGTCATGATCAAACGGGGCATGTCCGCCACCTACGAGGAGTGGCTGATGAGCGCCGAGTACGTCATGGCCGGCGGCAATGAGAATGTGATCCTCTGCGAGCGAGGTATCCGCACCTTTGAGAGCTACACCCGCAACACCCTGGATCTGGCCTGCATCCCCGTGCTGCGGAAGCTGACCCACCTGCCCATCATCATCGATCCCAGCCATGCCACCGGCAAGAGCTGGCTGGTAGATCCCCTGGCCATGGGCGCCGTGGCTACCGGTGCCGACGGATTGCTGATCGAGGTCCACAACGACCCGGCCCATGCCCTGTGCGATGGCCCCCAGTCCCTGAAGCCGGAGGTGTTCGACGGCCTGGCGAAGAAGCTGCTGAAGCTCCATGACTTTATGAAGACGGTGGAGGAGTAAGACATGAATGTTGCCATCGTCGGCCTGGGCCTCATCGGCGGGTCCATGGCCAAGAGCATCAAGAACCGCACCAGCCACACCGTCTGGGGCATAGACCTGAACGCGGAGACCATGACCATGGCCCGGATGTGCGGCGCCATCGACGCCCCCCTGACGGAGGAGAACCTGCCCCAGGCGGATCTGATCCTGGTGGCGATCCGGCCCGGCGCCGCCATCGAGTGGGTCCGGCAGCACGCGCCGCAGATCGCCAAGTCCGCCATTCTGGTGGACCTGTGCGGCGTGAAGCGGACCGTGGTGGCGGCCATCGCCCCCATCGCAGAGGAACGCGGCTTCTCCTATATCGGCGGCCACCCCATGGCCGGTAAGGAGCGGGGCGGCTTCACCGCCTCCGCAGAGGACCTGTACGTGGGAGCATCTATGATCCTGACGCCGGACAAGCGGACGGACATGCGGCTGCTGGAGACGCTGAAGGCCTTCTTTCTGGACCTGGGCTTTGCGGGCCTCACCTTCTCAACGCCGGAGGAGCACGACCGCATCATCGCCTTTACTTCCCAGCTGGCCCATATCGTCTCCAGCGCCTATGTGAAGTCGCCGGAGGCCCAGAAGCGCCGAGGCTTTTCCGCCGGCAGCTTTCAGGATATGACCCGGGTGGCCCGTCTGGATGAGGACATGTGGACAGAGCTGTTTCTGGACGATGAGGACTTCCTCACCGCCGAGCTGGAAGAGCTGATCGGCCACCTGACGGACTACCGCAACGCCTTGCGGGCCAAGGATACTCAGCGGCTGCACGATTTGCTGAAGGAGGGCCGGGAGCTGAAGGCCACCGCCGGCGGCAACTGACCTATTTCCGGCGCCGCTGCGCGACATGATTCTATAAAAGGAGTTTTTCGATGTTTGACTCCATCCGAACCATTCCCGTCCGGGTCCGGCCGCCCTATGATGTGCGCATTGGCAGCGGCCTGCTTGGCCGGTGCGGGGACTATCTGGCCGCGCTGCTGGGACAGCGGAGGATCGCCGTTCTGGCCGACGACACCGTGGCCTCCCTGTACCTGGACACCGTCACCGCCGCTCTGGAGGACGCGGGCTTTGCCGTCTGCTCCCATATCTTCCCCTCCGGGGAGGGGCGCAAGAATCTCTCCACCCTGACAGAGCTACTGGAGTTCCTGGCGTCGGAGCATCTGACCCGCACGGACTGCGTGGCCGCCCTGGGCGGCGGCGTCACTGGGGACATGGCGGGCTTTGCTGCCGCCGTGTACCTCCGGGGCATCCGGTATGTCCAGCTGCCCACCACCCTGCTGGCGGCGGTGGACTCCTCCGTGGGGGGTAAGACCGCCGTGGACCTGACCGCCGGGAAGAACCTGGCCGGGGCCTTCTGCCAGCCTGCCGCCGTGATCTGCGACACGGACTGCCTGAAGACCCTGCCCCCCGACGTGTTTGCCGACGGGGCCGCCGAGGCCGTCAAGACCGGCGTGCTCTCTGACGAAGCCCTGTTCGCCCTGTTTGAGGACGGCACCCTCACCGCCGACCCCGGCGAGGTCATCGCCCGGTGCGTCGCCTACAAGGCCGGCGTGGTGGAGCGGGACGAGAAGGAGCAGGGGGAGCGGAAGCTTTTGAACCTGGGCCATACTGTGGGCCACGCCATCGAGAAGTGCAGCGGCTATGTTATCCCCCATGGCCACGCCGTGGCGGCGGGGCTGGCCGTCATCGCCCGGGCTGCGGAGGCCCTGGGCTGGACGGAGGAGTCCCTGGCGGCGCGAATCACCGCCTGCCTTTCTAAAAATGGCCTGCCCACCGGGACAGACTACTCTGCTGAAGCCCTGGCGGAGGCAGCCCTTTCCGACAAGAAGCGCGCCGGTGGGGATATCACCCTGGTGGTCCCCCGGAAGATCGGCCATTGCGAGCTGCGGAAGGTCCCGGTAGCGGACCTGCTGCCCATCATCCGGGCAGGACTGGAGGCGTAAATGGACCTTCAAATCACCCCGAAAAAACTCTCCGGCGCCGTGACGCCGCCCTCCAGCAAGTCTCAGGCCCACCGATTGCTGATCGCCGCTGCTCTCAGCGGCGGGATCAGCGTCATCCACGGCCTGGCGGACTCCCAGGACATCCGGGCCACCCGCCGGTGCCTGTCTGCCATGTGTGCCGGGATGGAGGATCTGCCGGATGGCACCCTCCGGGTCCACGGACTGGGAAACGGCATCGTCATCGCACCTCCCTATGCCCTGCTGGACTGCGGGGAATCGGGCTCTACCCTGCGCTTCCTGATCCCCGTGGGCCTGCTGATACAGGGAGAGGCGTCCTTCACCGGCCGAGGCCGGCTGATGGAGCGCCCGCTGAAGCCCTACGAGGACCTGTTCCGGGAGAAGGGCATCGCCTGGAAGCTGGCGGACAACGTCCTCACCGTAAACGGCGGTCGGGGATACGGTACCCTGGCCCTGGACCCGGGGACATACCGCCTGCCCGGCAACGTATCCAGCCAGTTCTTCACAGGGCTGCTGTTCGTCATGCCCCTGCTGGAGGGAGACTCTACCCTGGTGTCCACCACACCCCTGGAGAGCCGGGACTACCTGGAGATGACCCGGCAGGCTCAGGCCGCTGCCGGTGTCACCAGCCGGTGGCTGGACGAAAACACGCTCTTCGTCCCTGGCGGCCAGACCTACCAGTCCTTTGAGGCCACGGCGGAGGCGGACTGGTCCCAGGCGGGGTTCTGGTACGCCGCCGATTTCCTGGACAGCCGTGTGGACATCCGGGGCCTGAATCCCGACTCTGCGCAGGGGGACAAGGCAGTCAGCGAACTTTACTGGCGGCTGGCCCGGCCGGGGGACACGGAGATCGATGTCTCCGGATGCCCCGACCTGCTGCCGCCTCTGGCGGTGATGGCGGCGGCCCGCTCCGGTACCACCCGGTTTGTGAACGCTGCCCGGCTGCGGATGAAGGAGAGCGACCGGCTTTCCACCACCGCCGCCCTGCTGACCGCCCTGGGCGGACGGGCGGAGGAGGGGCCGGACTTTCTGACAGTCCACGGCGGGACGCTCACCGGCGGCATGGTGGACTGCGCCAACGACCACCGGATCGCCATGGCGGCCGCCATCGCCGCCACCGCCTGTACCGGCCCCGTCACGGTGCTGGGGGCCCAATGCGTGCAGAAGTCCTACCCGGATTTCTGGGAGGTGTACAAGAACCTGGGAGGTGATATCCATGTCCTCTGAATTCGGCAGTCTCCTGAAAATCTCTGTCTTCGGCCAATCCCATGGAAGGGCCATCGGCGTGGTGGTGGATGGCCTGCCCGCCGGGGAGGCCATCGACCTGGAGGAGCTGAACGCCTTCCTGGCCCGGCGGAAGCCGGGGAAGAGCCACCTTTCCACCGCCCGGAGGGAGGCCGACGCGCCGGTGTTCCTCTCCGGCCTGGAAAACGGCGTCACCTGTGGAGCCCCTCTGTGCGCGGTCATCGAAAATGGAGACCAGCACTCATCGGACTATGATGCCCTGCAGGACAAGCCCCGGCCCGGCCACGCAGACTACACTGCATTTGTCAAGTGGGGCGGGCAGGCGGACATGCGGGGCGGCGGCCACTTCTCCGGCCGGCTGACGGCGCCCCTGTGTATCGCCGGCGGCATCGCCAAGCAGATTCTCTCCCGCCGGGGCGTATACGTAGGGGCCCACCTCCAGTCCGTGGGGACGGTGGCGGATGCATTATTCCCCCTGCGGCCCACGAAGGAGCTGTTTGACGCCGTGGCTGCCAAGCCATTCCCGGTGCTGGACGACCAGGCGGGGGAGCGGATGCAGGCGCTGATTCTGGAGGCCTGGAAAAATCTGGATTCTGTGGGAGGCGTCGTTGAGTGTGCCGCCACGGGCCTTCCCGCCGGACTGGGGGAGCCCATGTTCGGCGGCGTGGAAAACCGGCTGGCCGCCGCCCTCTTCGGCATTCCCGCCGTGAAGGGCGTGGAGTTTGGGGACGGCTTCGCCGCCGCCCGGTCCCGGGGGTCCGAAAACAACGACCCCTTTGTGATGGAGGACGGCCGGGTGCAGACGCAGACCAACCACGCGGGCGGCATTCTGGGGGGCATCACCAGCGGAATGCCCATCGTCCTGCGGACGGCCATGAAGCCCACACCGTCCATCGCCCAGCCCCAGCGGACGGTCAGCCTGTCCGCCGGAGAGAATGCGGAGCTTGTGATTCACGGGCGGCACGACCCCTGCATTGCCCACCGGGCGGTCCCGGTGGTGGAGGCGGTTACTGCCGCCGTGCTGTTAGATTTATTATTGGAGGGACATCATGGAACTTTCTGAGATTCGAGAGAAGATCGACGCAGTGGACGAGCAGCTGCTGGACCTGTTCCTGCAGCGCATGGACCTGTCCGACGAGGTGGCTGCCTACAAGAATGCGCACCATCTGCCCATTTTGAACAAAGAACGGGAGCGGGCCATCCTGGCCAAGGTGACGGAGAAATCCGGGGAGCGGGAGCGGTATGCCTACCACCTGTTCTCCACCCTGTTCGAGCTGGCCCGGTCCCGGCAGGCAGAGCTGATCTCCGCCCCCACCAAGGTGGCCGCCCAAGTCCGCGCCTCTCTGGAGGCCGGTACCTCGGTCTTTCCCCAGACGGGCCTGGTGGCCTGTCAGGGCGTGGAGGGGGCCAACTCCCAGGTGGCCTGTGACCGGCTGCTGCCCCGGGGCAACATCGTGTATGTGAAGACCTTCCAGGCTGTGGTGTCCGCTGTGGAGTCCGGCCTGTGCAGGTTCGGTGTGCTGCCCATTGAGAACAGCTCCAACGGCTCCGTCCGGGCGGTGTACGAGCTGCTGCAGGACCACAACCTCTCCATCGTCCGGTCCACCCGGCTGTGCATCCGGCACGAGTTGCTGACGCTGCCCGGCGTGAAGATGGAGGACATCACGGAGATCTACTCCCACGAGCAGGCCATCGGCCAGTGCAGCAAGTTCCTGAACAGCCTCAACGGCGTCCGTGTCATCCCCTGCGACAACACCGCCATGGCCGCCAAGATGGTGGCGGAGAAGGGCGACCGCCACGCCGCCGCCATTTCCTCCCACCCCTGCGCGGCGTTGTACGGCCTGACCTGCCTCAACGACAGCATCCAGGACAGCGACAACAACTACACCCGGTTCATCTGCATCACCAAGGATCCGGTGATCTATGCCGGCGCCAACCGGATCAGCCTGATTATCGCCTTTGACAACCGGCCCGGCGCCCTGTATGAAATCCTCTCCAAGCTGGCGGCACTGGACATCAACATGACGAAGCTGGAGTCCTGCCCCGTGGCGGGAAGTGACTTTGAGTTTGTTTTCTTCCTGGAGCTGGACGCCTCCGTCCAGGATCCCAGCGTCCTGGCCATGCTGGAGGAGATGGAGCGCAGCTGTGCCGAGTTCCAGTTCTTGGGCAACTACGCGGAAGTCTGAGCCATGGATGAGCGGATTTACGGCCTGCTGGGCCGGAAGCTGGGCCACAGCTGGTCCGTCCCCATCCATGCCGCCCTGGGCAACGGCGCCTACCGCCTTCTCGAGCTGGAGCCGGATGGACTGGCTCCCTTTCTTCACCGGAAGGACATCGGCGGCCTGAACGTCACCATCCCCTACAAGCGGGACGTGATGCCCCTGTGCGATGAGATCGACCCGGCGGCGGAGGCCATCGGCAGCGTCAACACCATCGTCCGGTGCGCAGACGGCAAGCTGGTGGGCTATAATACGGACATCGACGGGTTCCTCTATATGGCCTGCCGGGCGGGTATCTCCCTGTCAGGGAAAAAAGTCGTGATTTTGGGCAGCGGCGGGGCGTCTCTGACGGCCCAGACCGCCGCCCGGCAGGGGGGCGCGGCGGAGGTTGTGGTGGTATCCCGTTTCGGTCCGGACAACTATGACAACCTCTCTCGCCACGCTGACGCGGAGATCCTGGTGAACGCCACTCCGGTGGGCATGTACCCCGGCAACGGCCAGTCTCCCGTGGACCTGTCCGTATTTCCGGTCTGTCAGGGGGTGCTGGACGTCATCTACAATCCCCGGCGCACGGCCCTGCTGCTGCAGGCGGAGGCGCGGAGCATCCCCTGCTCTGACGGACTGCCCATGCTGGTGGCCCAGGCGGTGGCGGCAGAGGAGCGGTTCTTCAACAGGTCCATTCCCGCCGGTGAGAATGAGCGGATTTTGGTTCAGCTCCGGCGGGAGATGACCAACCTCATCCTGATCGGCATGCCCGGCAGTGGCAAGACCACGGTGGGGGAGGCGCTCTCCCGCCTCACCGGCCGGGAGGCCGTGGATCTGGACCAGATGATCGAAACCACCGCCGGCTGTTCCATCCCGGAGATCTTCCAGCGTGAAGGCGAGTCCGGCTTCCGGGCCCGGGAGCGGGCCGCCGCGGAGGAGGCTGGGAAGCGCACAGGCGTCATCCTCCTCACCGGCGGCGGTATCATCAAGACGGCGGAAAACTACGCGGCCCTCCATCAGAACGGCCGCATCTATCAGCTGGTGCGGGATCTCAGCCTGCTGCCCACCGAGGGCCGGCCCCTGTCCCAGGGGGCGGATCTGGCCGCCATGTGGCGGGAGCGGGCGCCCCTGTACGCCCGATTCCGGGACGTGGAGATTGACAACAGCGGCACGGTGGAGGACACCGCCGCCGCTATCTGGAGGGATTTTTGTGCACATTCTGGTAGTTAACGGCCCCAATATGAACATGCTGGGAATCCGCCAGCCGGAGATCTACGGCCATGAGACCTATGAGGACCTGAAGGCGCTGATCCGGGCGGAGGCGGACCGGCTGGGCGCGTCCGTCTCCTTCTTCCAGTCCAACCACGAGGGGGCCCTGGTGGACGCCATCCAGCAGGCATACTTCGACCATGTGGACGGCATCATCATCAACCCGGCAGCCTACACCCACACCAGTGTGGCCCTGCTGGATGCCGTGAAGGCGGTGGGGATCCCCACGGTGGAGGTCCACGTCTCCGACCCGGACAGCCGGGAGGAGTTCCGCCGTGTCTCCTACATCCGGGCCGCCTGCGCGGCCACCATCCGGGGCCATGGGCTCCAGGGATATGTGGAGGCCCTGCGGTTTCTCTGCGGCGCGGACGCTTGACAAACGGCGGTCTCTGACGGATAATATGCCCATACCCCATTGGGTATCCGGGAGGTGTCGGCATGAGACAATGTATGGATGCGGACAACCTGCACCGGCGGCTGAAGAAGATCGTCGGCCAGGTGCAGGCCATTGACCGCATGGTAGACGAGGACGTGCCCTGTGAGGATGTGCTGTCCCAGATCAACGCCGCCAAGTCCGCCCTCCACAAGTGCGGGCAGGTGGTGCTGGAGGGGCACATCCAGCACTGTGTCCGGGACGGCATCCAGCACGGGGATGCGGACAAGACCATCGAGAGCTTCACCAAGGCGGTGGAGCGGTTCTCCAACATGGGTTGAAGGCAAGGGGATCGGCTGAAAAGCCGATCCCCTTTGTATATGTTACAGGATTTTCTCCAGAGCGTAATTGGTCAATACCTGTCCGCGGCAGGGCACCTGCTGTTCCCGCTCTATCGCATAGCCCCGGCCGAGGAAGAAGGGCAGGGCGGTCTTGGAGGCGTGGACAGTGACGGCGTCCACCCCAATTCCCGGCAGTGGG
This DNA window, taken from Dysosmobacter welbionis, encodes the following:
- a CDS encoding shikimate kinase; its protein translation is MDERIYGLLGRKLGHSWSVPIHAALGNGAYRLLELEPDGLAPFLHRKDIGGLNVTIPYKRDVMPLCDEIDPAAEAIGSVNTIVRCADGKLVGYNTDIDGFLYMACRAGISLSGKKVVILGSGGASLTAQTAARQGGAAEVVVVSRFGPDNYDNLSRHADAEILVNATPVGMYPGNGQSPVDLSVFPVCQGVLDVIYNPRRTALLLQAEARSIPCSDGLPMLVAQAVAAEERFFNRSIPAGENERILVQLRREMTNLILIGMPGSGKTTVGEALSRLTGREAVDLDQMIETTAGCSIPEIFQREGESGFRARERAAAEEAGKRTGVILLTGGGIIKTAENYAALHQNGRIYQLVRDLSLLPTEGRPLSQGADLAAMWRERAPLYARFRDVEIDNSGTVEDTAAAIWRDFCAHSGS
- the aroQ gene encoding type II 3-dehydroquinate dehydratase, with translation MHILVVNGPNMNMLGIRQPEIYGHETYEDLKALIRAEADRLGASVSFFQSNHEGALVDAIQQAYFDHVDGIIINPAAYTHTSVALLDAVKAVGIPTVEVHVSDPDSREEFRRVSYIRAACAATIRGHGLQGYVEALRFLCGADA
- a CDS encoding metal-sensing transcriptional repressor, which encodes MRQCMDADNLHRRLKKIVGQVQAIDRMVDEDVPCEDVLSQINAAKSALHKCGQVVLEGHIQHCVRDGIQHGDADKTIESFTKAVERFSNMG